From one Colletotrichum destructivum chromosome 3, complete sequence genomic stretch:
- a CDS encoding Putative NAD-dependent epimerase/dehydratase, NAD(P)-binding domain superfamily has translation MPCYILLTGANGFVAQHILSQLLQAGHSVRAVVRTQFKADQLSTTFRAFTSAQFETHVVPDITAPSAFDEALTSSRPFDGVIHTASPFNYRAVSSNLEFLEPAVKGTTEILSSITRVAPSVKRVVLTSSMAAVINWGAPKETDPPKVYTDADWNPISWDGALATDSMNLAYSASKTFAEKTAWDFISNKKPGFDLVTINPPMVYGPYVDPAVYKTPEDLNQSNFNLWRNFLEPSLKSTSPLPPNGLHLYVDVRDMARAHVLALLKPEAGGKRFVIGGGGVSNQKIANIFRRTLPKLADRIPRGEPDKAELPKGVFTLDASLAREVLGLEFISPEDTFKQIAIQLAQVSESGNKST, from the coding sequence ATGCCCTGTTATATTCTTCTTACTGGCGCTAATGGCTTCGTCGCCCAGCATATCCTTTCTCAGCTTCTCCAGGCAGGTCATTCTGTCAGGGCTGTTGTTCGAACACAGTTCAAGGCCGATCAGCTTTCAACTACTTTCAGGGCCTTCACCTCGGCCCAATTCGAAACTCATGTTGTTCCAGACATCACTGCACCTTCGGCGTTCGATGAAGCTCTCACCTCAAGTCGCCCCTTCGATGGAGTTATACATACTGCATCACCTTTCAACTACcgcgccgtctcctcgaACCTCGAATTCCTCGAACCCGCCGTCAAGGGCACTACCGAGATCCTGTCCAGCATCACACGTGTCGCTCCCTCTGTCAAGCGAGTTGTCCTTACAAGctccatggccgccgtcatcaacTGGGGCGCGCCGAAGGAAACAGACCCTCCCAAGGTTTATACCGACGCTGACTGGAACCCTATCAGCTGGGATGGTGCACTTGCCACTGATTCGATGAATCTCGCCTATAGCGCAAGCAAGACGTTCGCCGAGAAGACAGCTTGGGATTTCATCTCTAACAAAAAGCCTGGGTTTGATCTTGTCACTATCAACCCACCCATGGTGTATGGGCCATATGTTGACCCGGCTGTCTATAAGACGCCCGAGGACCTCAACCAGAGCAACTTTAACCTGTGGCGCAACTTCCTCGAGCCAAGCTTGAAGTCGACATCTCCACTGCCACCCAATGGATTGCACCTGTATGTTGACGTGCGCGATATGGCGCGCGCTCATGTTCTTGCGTTGTTGAAGCCCGAGGCTGGCGGCAAGAGATTTGTTattggcggcggtggggtCTCGAACCAGAAAATCGCAAACATCTTCAGACGCACGCTTCCAAAGCTGGCGGATCGAATTCCCAGGGGCGAGCCCGACAAGGCGGAGTTGCCAAAGGGGGTTTTTACTCTGGATGCGTCACTGGCACGGGAAGTGCTGGGGTTGGAATTCATCAGTCCAGAGGACACTTTCAAGCAGATCGCGATTCAACTGGCTCAAGTTTCTGAGTCTGGAAATAAGAGCACGTAG
- a CDS encoding Putative PIN-like domain superfamily, Asteroid domain-containing protein, which translates to MGIPHLLNHLSPYGVLGPLDSDRVVIDGPALAYHIYHLCTRSTSGLPSYDLLGRTALGWLEKLTSHDISIAAIYFDGFLPASKSEVRLERILKVSSSLKVYRSGFPNGCPARQIASTRISLPPLFPTDAPIRDQPLIPPPPFLVAAVVDKLCQTSKYATVVRLVPGEADAYCAEDVFRNGGTILTSDSDLTIHDLKLGAVTFFRDLHIASTEEGYRLMGPKFSPSDIARRLQLPQNQGMRRFGYELSKSSRPKFAQVLENCKGDLLDPDEFRSFCIPYETLETTDWSDVPVLGGIDNPTLDARLSEVVLQCVGYSGVATPPPGESGAEGCMMCLPPLLDCPARASAWDSSASIRQLAYSLTCLLRPGAVSHVREYRRVYSGANQGKHVAILPRPWIKDSVDSLLRSVSQAKSNLEHETSTWQAVALQLILAYALEEDKQDACLGSIKQVFSVAKDSNLVPWDVVHLAAQVQATLYSLRILAQVLDLMYEIKAEKPVQGSKQLRELLATLPPLADYPSVSGTIALMASLKANGVLAKVATALDLPEEALLPSKESKSKSQKKKKRKKTSETEPRARPEKKVSSNPFDILETE; encoded by the exons ATGGGGATTCCCCATCTTCTGAACCATCTCTCCCCGTACGGAGTCCTGGGGCCTCTCGATAGTGACAGGGTTGTGATTGATGGCCCTGCCTTGGCGTACCACATCTACCATCTTTGCACAAGAAGCACTTCCGGATTGCCTTCGTATGACTTGCTTGGAAGGACGGCTCTTGGATGGCTGGAGAAGCTCACAAGCCATGACATCTCTAT TGCCGCGATCTACTTCGATGGGTTCCTACCCGCGTCAAAGTCCGAAGTTCGTTTGGAGAGGATACTCAAAGTGTCTTCATCATTAAAGGTCTACCGCTCGGGGTTTCCCAACGGATGCCCGGCGCGACAGATAGCTTCGACCCGCATTTCACTACCTCCGCTCTTCCCAACTGATGCGCCCATAAGAGACCAGCCCCtcatcccgccgccgccgttcctGGTGGCAGCTGTTGTGGACAAGCTCTGCCAGACCTCAAAGTACGCGAccgtcgtccgtctcgtACCCGGCGAAGCAGACGCGTACTGCGCCGAGGATGTCTTTCGGAATGGGGGAACCATCCTGACCTCGGACTCGGACCTGACAATTCATGATCTGAAGTTAGGCGCCGTAACATTCTTCAGGGACCTCCACATCGCTTCCACCGAGGAAGGGTACCGGCTTATGGGCCCTAAGTTCTCACCATCAGATATTGCAAGGCGCTTGCAACTTCCCCAAAACCAAGGAATGCGAAGGTTCGGTTACGAGCTGTCCAAATCCAGCCGACCAAAGTTCGCCCAGGTTCTTGAAAACTGCAAGGGGGACCTCTTGGATCCAGATGAGTTTCGCAGCTTCTGTATACCATACGAGACGTTGGAAACAACGGACTGGAGCGATGTGCCTGTACTTGGCGGTATCGACAACCCTACCCTCGACGCCAGGCTATCAGAGGTCGTTTTGCAATGCGTAGGATACTCTGGTGTCGCGACGCCGCCTCCAGGGGAATCCGGCGCAGAGGGATGCATGATGTGCCTACCGCCTCTGTTGGACTGCCCAGCCCGTGCAAGCGCATGGGATAGCAGCGCCTCCATTAGACAATTGGCATATAGCCTTACGTGCCTACTGCGACCTGGGGCTGTATCACACGTCAGAGAGTATCGGAGGGTATACTCGGGGGCGAACCAGGGCAAGCACGTCGCCATTCTACCACGCCCCTGGATCAAAGACTCGGTGGACTCTCTGCTTAGAAGCGTATCCCAAGCGAAAAGCAATCTAGAACACGAGACATCCACATGGCAAGCTGTGGCGTTACAGCTGATTCTCGCTTACGCGTTGGAGGAGGACAAGCAAGATGCATGTCTTGGCTCCATCAAGCAAGTCTTTTCTGTCGCGAAAGACTCAAATCTTGTCCCTTGGGACGTCGTCCATTTGGCAGCGCAGGTCCAGGCGACCCTATACTCTCTTCGCATTTTGGCTCAGGTTCTAGACTTAATGTATGAGATAAAGGCAGAAAAGCCTGTTCAAGGCTCGAAGCAGCTGCGCGAGTTGCTGGCGACCTTGCCGCCTCTCGCGGATTATCCCTCAGTGAGCGGGACGATAGCTCTGATGGCGAGTTTGAAGGCCAACGGTGTGCTGGCCAAGGTTGCAACAGCGCTCGATCTGCCAGAAGAGGCGCTTCTGCCATCTAAGGagagcaagagcaagagccagaagaagaagaagcggaagaagaCCTCAGAGACGGAACCTCGGGCAAGGCCAGAGAAGAAAGTGTCGTCGAACCCCTTCGATATTTTGGAGACTGAATAG
- a CDS encoding Putative helicase, P-loop containing nucleoside triphosphate hydrolase, producing the protein MKRKQPEDSVPAGETEKRAKTEQSATPELSFADLGLDTRLVQAVAAESFKDPTPVQQKAIPLALDGKDVVAKAPCGSGKTAAYVLPVLSSILKRKTTDSSPATTALILVPTRELADQVLKAIEQFSAYCTKDIHAIKLVDKISDAVQRSLLSNFPDVVISTPATAWRNIVSEALSLDNLTCMILDEADLILSYGYNEDLENIARKLPKGVQLTMMSATLSTDVTSLQGIFGRKPTVLDLDDEETEGDSLSQFVVSCGEDEKFLLAFIIFKLKLVKGKCLIFVNDVDRSYRLKLFLEQFQVRSCILNSELPVTSRAHVLEEFNRGVYDIIIASDEKSAMGAEEKDVEGEEGTEQPQKEKEQSKKKRKSKRDAEFGVSRGIDFKNVAAVVNFDLPTSASSYTHRIGRTARAGRTGMALSFYVPSELYRKHLPTSIETAENDEKILARIKKQQAKQGKEVKPYNFKKEHLDAFRYRLDDALRAVTKVAVREARMRELKQELLKSEKLKRYFEENPTELQHLRHDGELRTARQQPHLKHIPEYLLPKEGKDSLTKNDIGMVPFRKIGGKQRRSKGKPGRKKIGTRKVNPLKTFKARRK; encoded by the exons ATGAAGAGAAAGCAACCCGAAGATTCCGTGCCCGCGGGCGAAACCGAAAAACGCGCAAAGACAGAGCAGTCCGCAACCCCAGAGCTTTCCTTCGCCGATCTCGGGCTCGACACACGCCTGGTacaggccgtcgccgctgagAGCTTCAAGGACCCGACACCGGTGCAGCAAAAGGCTATCCCACTGGCCTTGGACGGCAAAGATGTCGTCGCAAAGGCCCCCTGTGGGTCTGGGAAGACTGCGGCATACGTTCTGCCAGTGCTTTCCAGCATCCTGAAGCGCAAGACT ACCGACTCTTCACCCGCCACGACAGCCCTCATTCTCGTGCCGAcccgcgagctcgccgaTCAAGTCCTCAAAGCCATTGAGCAGTTCTCGGCCTACTGCACGAAAGACATCCACGCCATCAAGCTCGTTGACAAGATCTCCGACGCTGTCCAGCGCTCCCTCCTGTCCAACTTCCCCGATGTCGTCATCTCTACACCAGCCACCGCATGGCGCAACATCGTCTCCGAAGCCTTGTCGCTGGACAACCTGACGTGTATGATTCTTGACGAGGCTGACCTTATTCTGTCTTACGGCTACAACGAAGATTTGGAGAACATTGCGAGAAAGCTGCCCAAGGGTGTCCagttgacgatgatgagcgCAACCCTTTCGACGGACGTAACTTCGCTTCAAGGGATTTTCGGCAGGAAACCTACCGTgctggacctcgacgacgaggagacaGAGGGTGACAGCCTTTCTCAGTTCGTTGTCAG TTGCGGAGAGGACGAGAAGTTTCTTTTGGCATTCATCATCTTCAAGctcaagctcgtcaagggcaagtGCCTGATTTTTGTCAACGACGTCGATCGTTCATACCGCCTGAAACTTTTCCTCGAACAATTCCAGGTCCGAAGCTGTATTCTAAATTCAGAACTGCCTGTCACATCAAGGGCGCACGTCCTCGAGGAGTTCAACCGCGGAGTATACGACATAATCATTGCTTCCGACGAAAAGAGCGCTATGGGTGCCGAGGAAAAAGATgttgagggggaggagggcacGGAACAGCcccagaaggagaaggagcagtccaagaagaagcgcaaaTCAAAGCGAGACGCCGAGTTTGGTGTATCGCGAGGCATCGACTTCAAGAACGTTGCTGCAGTAGTCAACTTCGATCTCCCCACATCCGCCTCGTCATACACACATCGCATCGGGCGCACAGCGCGAGCCGGCCGGACCGGCATGGCTCTGTCCTTCTATGTGCCAAGCGAGCTGTACCGCAAGCACTTGCCGACGAGCATAGAGACGGCCGAGAACGACGAAAAGATTCTGGCGAGAATCAAGAAGCAGCAAGCGaagcagggcaaggaggtcaaGCCATACAACTTCAAGAAGGAGCACCTGGACGCGTTTAGATACCGTCTGGATGACGCTCTGAGAGCTGTCACCAAGGTCGCGGTTCGCGAGGCGCGTATGAGAGAGCTGAAGCAGGAACTTCTCAAGAGCGAGAAGCTGAAGAG ATATTTCGAGGAGAACCCCACGGAACTGCAGCATCTCCGACATGATGGAGAATTGAGAACTGCTCGACAGCAGCCTCACCTGAAGCATATACCCGAGTACCTGCTCCCGAAGGAGGGGAAGGACTCTCTCACAAAGAACGACATCGGCATGGTGCCCTTCCGAAAGATCGGTGGCAAGCAAAGGAGGAGTAAGGGCAAGCCAGGGCGCAAGAAGATTGGGACGCGGAAAGTCAATCCTTTGAAGACGTTCAAAGCCCGGAGGAAATAA
- a CDS encoding Putative GroES-like superfamily, alcohol dehydrogenase-like, quinone oxidoreductase PIG3: protein MRAVDIKEGKGPKENLFINPDVLKPIPGEGEVLVKVKAFGINRMDTIQRLGDYPLPPQAPNTLGVEFSGTIQTFGTGNHGDFKQDDEVFGLAYGGAYAEFIAVNHQMLLHKPASLTWEQAAGIPETWITATQALFLVGEFTAGKTVLWHAGMSGVSIAGIQLAKDAGAAAVYATAGSPAKCEFVVREIGATAAFNYKTQDWVTGIKEVTNGKGVDIIIDFIGGGGYFQKNLDVAARDAHIVQLGLLGGSKVDGADIEQLLYKRIRIQGSTLRSREIEYQGKLRDRLEEYIPHFETGDLKVVIDTVLPWEEIQKAHGLLEANSTSGKIVCTIS from the exons ATGAGAGCAGTCG ATATTAAAGAGGGGAAGGGCCCCAAAGAGAACCTATTCATCAATCCAGATGTGCTGAAGCCCATCCCCGGCGAGGGAGAAGTGCTTGTCAAAGTCAAAGCATTTGGCATCAATCGAATGGATACAATTCAGCGACTTGGCGACTACCCTTTGCCACCACAAGCGCCTAATACTCTCGGTGTGGAATTCAGTGGCACCATCCAGACATTCGGTACTGGAAACCACGGGGACTTCAAACAGGATGACGAAGTCTTTGGCCTAGCCTACGGAGGTGCATATGCCGAATTCATCGCCGTGAACCATCAAATGTTGCTGCACAAGCCTGCGAGTTTGACCTGGGAGCAAGCTGCCGGCATCCCAGAA ACGTGGATTACCGCTACGCAGGCTTTGTTCCTAGTTGGGGAGTTTACAGCGGGCAAGACAGTGCTCTGGCATGCCGGTATGTCGGGTGTCTCCATTGCTGGCATCCAGCTTGCCAAGGATGCTGGCGCAGCTGCCGTATACGCCACGGCCGGATCGCCTGCGAAATGCGAATTCGTTGTTCGAGAGATAGGGGCAACAGCGGCTTTCAATTATAAAACGCAGGACTGGGTGACAGGCATCAAGGAGGTAACGAACGGTAAGGGAGTAGACATCATCATCGATTTcatcggcggtggcggctaCTTCCAGAAGAACCTTGATGTCGCAGCTCGGGACGCTCATATTGTGCAGTTGGGCCTACTGGGAGGAAGCAAGGTCGATGGCGCAGACATTGAGCAACTGCTTTACAAGAGAATTCGAATTCAAGGGAGTACGCTGCGAAGTAGAGAGATCGAATACCAGGGCAAACTCCGGGACAGGCTGGAAGAGTACATTCCGCACTTCGAGACGGGCGATCTCAAGGTGGTTATTGATACGGTTTTGCCATGGGAGGAGATACAAAAGGCTCACGGCTTGTTGGAAGCCAACTCTACTTCGGGGAAGATCGTTTGCACTATTTCATGA
- a CDS encoding Putative carboxylesterase, type B, carboxylesterase type B, carboxylesterase type B, active, which yields MKNSMIVSILSFLFGTVAHAALPPSVVVGAGTVVGTTTTLPSSTALVNKFLGIPYAQPPVGDKRFLPPQSLKSFVETPLNATVWSSKCLQYKIIDDGIAESEDCLFLNVFAPAAVGCSRSGRPVLVWIHGGWLREGTASQPMFDGSSFASQQGIVVVTFNYRLNVFGFPNSEQLPLRAQNLGFLDQRLALEWVQANIHAFGGDPAKVTIAGESSGGSSVDRLVTTIHTNQSFRAAALSSGQATVSAIGRDAGPLSWAALVSILGCRGEDEAACVRGIDASTVQKVVSDHGLDFSPVNDNFTQMELPYLPTRAAGGLAPVPILIGSTGQEGTYLAPAYNLDIPNFTEPVLVQFLNGLTGGDSESVGGMLQVIQLVQQASGISLFHAAAQVYTEIVYQCPNLLISQTSAQSGIPTWRYYYNASFPNLAAGGYTSEQLGASHGSDTRMIWGTYPREGATDRQISLSRYLQTIWAGFVKDPLRNGPGWEKVDVDGNDIACIGCVGSETMTLIDSATVDGRCAFYAPFFDKVKTPFLKV from the exons ATGAAGAATTCAATGATTGTTTCGAttctttccttcctcttcGGCACCGTCGCACATGCTGCCTTGCCCCCTTCAGTGGTGGTTGGGGCAGGTACCGTGGTCGGCACCACGACGACTTTACCTTCGTCCACGGCGTTAGTGAACAAGTTTCTGGGCATTCCATACGCCCAACCACCAGTTGGAGATAAACGATTTCTTCCGCCCCAGTCGTTAAAGTCGTTTGTCGAAACACCCCTAAACGCGACTGTATGGAGCAGCAAGTGTTTGCAATACAAGATCA TTGACGACGGTATTGCTGAGAGCGAGGACTGCTTGTTCCTTAATGTGTTTGCGCCGGCCGCAGTGGGTTGTTCAAGATCCGGACGGCCGGTCCTGGTGTGGATCCACGGCGGGTGGCTCCGAGAGGGaacggccagccagcccatgTTTGACGGGTCCAGCTTCGCGTCCCAACAAGGGATTGTCGTTGTTACCTTCAACTACCGTCTCAATG TATTTGGGTTCCCGAACTCCGAGCAGCTGCCTCTCAGAGCCCAAAACCTCGGCTTTCTTGACCAACGCCTTGCCCTCGAATGGGTGCAAGCTAACATCCATGCTTTTGGCGGAGACCCTGCCAAAGTCACTATTGCCGGCGAATCTTCTGGTGGCTCGTCCGTCGACCGCCTCGTCACAACCATTCACACAAACCAGAGCTTCCGGGCGGCCGCTTTATCGAGTGGACAGGCAACGGTCAGCGCCATTGGTAGGGATGCCGGTCCCCTATCGTGGGCAGCTCTCGTATCAATTCTGGGATGTCGTGGAGAAGACGAGGCTGCATGCGTCCGAGGGATTGATGCTTCAACAGTGCAGAAAGTCGTTTCTGATCATGGCCTGGATTTCAGCCCAGTCAATGACAACTTTACGCAGATGGAGCTACCATATCTGCCAACTCGTGCCGCCGGTGGTCTGGCGCCAGTACCAATACTGATCGGCTCGACCGGACAAGAGGGAACTTACTTAGCACCCGCGTATAACCTGGACATCCCCAATTTTACGGAGCCGGTTCTTGTGCAGTTCCTCAACGGCCTTACTGGGGGTGACTCGGAAAGCGTTGGGGGTATGTTGCAAGTTATTCAACTTGTACAACAAGCGAGTGGAATTTCTCTGTTCCACGCCGCCGCACAGGTCTACACCGAAATTGTTTACCAATGC CCAAATCTTCTGATTTCCCAGACTTCGGCCCAAAGTGGCATTCCAACATGGAGGTACTACTACAACGCCTCTTTCCCAAACCTGGCTGCAGGGGGGTACACTTCTGAACAACTCGGCGCATCGCATGGTTCTGATACGCGAATGATTTGGGGCACATATCCTCGAGAGGGAGCTACTGACCGACAGATCAGCCTAAGTCGTTACTTGCAGACCATCTGGGCTGGTTTTGTAAAGGATCCTCTCAGAAATGGACCCGGCTGGGAGAAGGTGGACGTCGATGGGAACGATATTGCTTGCATTGGGTGTGTAGGCAGCGAAACCATGACTCTCATCGACTCGGCTACTGTTGATGGACGATGCGCCTTCTACGCTCCTTTCTTTGACAAGGTTAAGACACCTTTTTTGAAGGTTTAG
- a CDS encoding Putative major facilitator, sugar transporter, major facilitator superfamily: MKKPFSIPLYVRASIIASCVAMLFGLDTGSIGPVTTMPSFHQTFGEFSPTMHGVIVSSVLIPGALSALVSGAMADRFGHVLLFALGAFVYGCGAAVECASPKLGVFVLGRLIKGVGEGMFLSNVYVQVSEMSPARVRGIMTALPQFSIVTGIVAGYFMCYGTARIGSSSLAWRLPLAIASFLGFALSSTYWTVPPSPRWLLSKGRFDEARIVLDTLGLDDSERAVLLEQSMSGTYEQNVDATLWDTIRQTFVEFGEAFSKPFRSRTAFGCFLMAMQQFSGIDGILYYAPILFTQAGLKGEQATFLASGVSALVILAVTVPATFLADKWGRRTSSLLGGVLITALMILMGSLFAAGQVQAESGAGKWVVIVSIYLFAIVYSATWAIGFRTFMVESLPRKTRSSASSLAQSANWFANYIVALITPVLLSKSTFGAYFLFAGCSLVCTVVVAAIMVETRGHSLEAIEKRYSEKKAKATGRWKMNGLRPRRFANDA; the protein is encoded by the exons ATGAAAAAACCCTTCTCGATTCCGCTCTATGTGAGAGCTAGTATTATCGCTTCGTGTGTAGCCATGCTATTTGG CCTCGATACCGGCAGCATCGGCCCGGTGACGACCATGCCATCCTTCCACCAGACGTTTGGAGAATTCTCTCCCACCATGCACGGGGTCATTgtgtcgtccgttctcatCCCCGGAGCCCTGTCGGCTCTCGTCTCGGGTGCCATGGCCGACCGGTTCGGGcacgtcctcctcttcgccctgGGCGCCTTCGTCTACGGTtgcggcgccgccgtcgagtgCGCGTCACCCAAGCTAGGAGTTTTTGTCTTAGGACGCCTCATCAAG ggcgtcggcgagggcatgTTTCTCAGCAACGTCTACGTTCAGGTGTCAGAAATGTCCCCCGCCCGTGTCCGCGGGATCATGACAGCCCTGCCACAATTTTCTATCGTCACCGGCATCGTCGCTGGATATTTCATGTGCTACGGCACCGCTCGGATAGGTTCATCATCCCTCGCGTGGCGGCTCCCGCTGGCAATTGCCTCATTCTTAGGTTTTGCTCTCTCCAGCACATATTGGACAGTCCCACCCTCTCCCAGGTGGCTGTTGAGCAAGGGGAGGTTCGATGAAGCTCGCATCGTGCTGGATACGCTGGGGCTAGACGATAGCGAGCGGGCCGTGCTCCTCGAGCAGTCAATGTCGGGAACGTACGAACAGAATGTCGATGCGACACTCTGGGACACCATACGGCAGACATTTGTGGAGTTTGGGGAAGCCTTCTCGAAACCCTTTCGCAGCAGAACTGCTTTCGGCTGCTTTCTCATGGCAATGCAGCAGTTCAGTGGCATCGACGGAATATTGTACTATGCCCCGATTCTGTTCACACAAGCGGGACTCAAAGGAGAGCAGGCCACTTTCCTCGCGTCCGGGGTCTCGGCGTTGGTCATTCTAGCCGTGACCGTCCCCGCCACCTTCTTGGCCGACAAATGGGGGAGACGGACTTCAAGTTTATTGGGCGGGGTACTCATCACGGCTCTGATGATTCTGATGGGATCGCTATTCGCCGCCGGGCAAGTCCAGGCCGAATCGGGGGCAGGGAAGTGGGTGGTCATCGTTTCAATTTACCTTTTCGCCATCGTATACAGTGCTACGTGGGCCATCGGTTTCCGGACCTTCATGGTCGAGAGCctgccgaggaagacgagaagcAGTGCATCTAGTCTGGCTCAAAGCGCCAACTGG TTTGCAAACTATATCGTTGCACTGATTACTCCAGTGCTATTATCCAAGTCCACTTTTGGAGCGTACTTCCTCTTTGCGGGCTGTTCTCTCGTCTGTACCGTGGTCGTGGCCGCTATCATGGTAGAGACCCGAGGGCACAGTCTCGAGGCAATCGAAAAGAGATATTCCGAGAAAAAGGCCAAGGCCACGGGCAGGTGGAAAATGAACGGTCTAAGGCCGAGGAGATTCGCGAATGATGCCTAG
- a CDS encoding Putative S-adenosyl-L-methionine-dependent methyltransferase superfamily, with protein MARPDTFAGAAIYVPILLRYLYDPFVLGFYCPYAWQISSSKMRGFFNRHITNAASRSQTSQSLLSETGFRPAAGTCSPCRILDIGVGTGYFLKHAPIPAGSEVYLVDLNPAALHAAKSRMLKAHPKTTCEASVADFLDPQGRGLSCGDLGGGSFDAISTTMLLHCLPGPPARKATALVRLRHLLAPGGTLFGVTILGRGVKHNIWGKQLMFWHNLLGVFGNTEDDVEGFVGPLREAFEDVRWEVHGVMLLFEARDPIP; from the coding sequence ATGGCACGGCCGGACACCTTTGCCGGGGCGGCAATCTACGTCCCGATACTTCTCCGCTACCTCTACGACCCGTTCGTCCTGGGCTTCTACTGCCCTTACGCGTGGCAGATATCGTCAAGCAAGATGCGCGGGTTCTTCAACCGCCACATCACAAACGCGGCCTCGCGATCACAGACGTCGCAATCCCTCCTCAGCGAGACAGGTTTCCGGCCCGCAGCAGGCACGTGTTCGCCTTGTCGTATCCTGGACATTGGAGTCGGAACGGGCTACTTTCTTAAGCATGCGCCTATACCAGCGGGGTCCGAGGTTTACCTCGTTGACCTTAACCCGGCCGCGCTCCACGCCGCTAAGTCACGCATGCTGAAGGCGCACCCGAAGACGACGTGCGAGGCCTCCGTTGCCGACTTTCTGGATCCGCAGGGGAGGGGCTTGAGTTGCGGAGATCTGGGTGGCGGTTCCTTCGAcgccatctcgacgacgatgctgctTCACTGCTTGCCGGGACCTCCGGCAAGAAAGGCGACGGCCCTGGTCCGCCTACGCCACCTCCTCGCTCCCGGGGGTACCTTGTTCGGGGTGACGATCTTGGGACGTGGCGTCAAGCACAACATATGGGGGAAGCAACTGATGTTTTGGCACAATCTCCTGGGGGTGTTTGGAAATACGGAAGACGACGTTGAGGGCTTCGTCGGGCCGCTGAGGGAGGCGTTTGAGGACGTAAGATGGGAGGTGCATGGCGTTATGCTACTGTTCGAAGCGAGAGACCCCATACCTTGA